A genomic segment from Halomonas sp. GD1P12 encodes:
- a CDS encoding peptidoglycan DD-metalloendopeptidase family protein: protein MRKVFTLSLVALAISGCVNQPSNAPQVRDLSEARRAVESSPQYTVAPGDTLYGIAWQYNLDYRELAAMNNIAPPYQIQPGQTITLRQGGGANAQGPSPADQSPPARQGGAVATGLGGGVAIASNETGGQNTVQSSDQQMDWLLPDESAIERNQRITAERGDTNNGSNDGQAPAREEAPIAEPEAESSIEEAPAATPEPEAPAEPEPQPEPVESTPEPAAAPEAPAAPDRSSRTFTPAETINWRWPADGQVAGGFGEGETITAGIDITGQKGQPVRAAGPGIVVYAGSGVRGYGNLILLKHNDQFLSAYAHNDSLRVSENDVVEAGEVIATMGDSDTDSVKLHFEVRRDGQPENPLDFLPSR from the coding sequence ATGCGTAAGGTTTTTACACTCTCTTTGGTGGCGTTGGCCATCAGCGGTTGCGTCAATCAGCCGTCAAACGCGCCCCAGGTACGAGATCTGAGCGAGGCGCGCCGCGCGGTGGAAAGCTCGCCCCAGTACACCGTCGCGCCGGGCGACACGCTCTATGGCATCGCCTGGCAATACAATTTGGACTACCGGGAGCTGGCGGCGATGAACAACATCGCCCCGCCGTATCAGATTCAACCCGGCCAGACCATCACGCTGCGCCAGGGCGGCGGGGCGAATGCTCAAGGGCCGAGCCCGGCCGATCAGTCGCCGCCGGCGCGTCAGGGGGGCGCGGTAGCTACTGGTCTGGGCGGTGGAGTGGCGATCGCTAGCAACGAGACCGGAGGCCAAAACACCGTTCAGTCAAGCGACCAGCAGATGGACTGGCTATTGCCGGATGAGAGTGCCATCGAGCGCAATCAGCGCATCACCGCCGAGCGCGGCGACACCAATAACGGCAGTAATGACGGCCAGGCGCCGGCGCGTGAAGAGGCGCCCATCGCCGAACCTGAGGCCGAGTCGTCGATAGAGGAGGCGCCCGCCGCCACGCCGGAGCCGGAGGCACCCGCTGAGCCCGAGCCGCAGCCCGAACCGGTGGAGTCGACACCCGAGCCCGCCGCCGCGCCCGAAGCGCCCGCGGCTCCGGATCGCTCCTCGCGCACCTTCACGCCGGCCGAGACCATCAACTGGCGCTGGCCGGCGGATGGCCAGGTCGCCGGTGGCTTTGGTGAGGGCGAAACGATCACCGCCGGGATTGATATCACGGGACAAAAGGGGCAACCTGTAAGAGCCGCCGGTCCAGGCATCGTGGTCTACGCCGGTAGCGGAGTACGGGGTTATGGCAACCTCATACTACTCAAACACAATGACCAGTTTCTTAGCGCTTACGCGCACAACGACAGCTTGCGCGTCAGCGAAAACGATGTGGTCGAGGCAGGAGAAGTCATTGCCACCATGGGCGATAGCGACACCGACAGCGTCAAACTTCATTTCGAGGTGCGCCGCGATGGCCAGCCCGAAAACCCCTTGGACTTTTTACCATCGCGATAA
- a CDS encoding GNAT family N-acetyltransferase, with protein MTDGRSSQALNLVTLSSIEHVPEAQWDALVSPEQPFLRHAFLNALEQSGSASEATGWQPRHLCVWQGERLVAALPLYLKSHSSGEYVFDWGWAEAFERAGGDYYPKALSAVPFTPVPGQRTLVACDIDAQSAFALLARGWRDQCETLGLSSWHLLFANDNEVDAWQAQCPELIVRHGVQFQWRDRGFKDFDGFLESLTAKRRKTIKRERRLVAEQGITLRRLEGEAIDLEALAHFFRCYTITYHERGRPPYLNEAFFQALRRNMPESMLLVQALVDDRPVAAALYFRGATTLYGRYWGSEVVADCLHFEACYYQGIEFCLERGLSLFDPGTQGEHKLVRGFAPTPTRSLHYLAHEGLAAGVAEFCAREGEHVKAYRQAALEALPFKALS; from the coding sequence ATGACGGATGGCAGGTCTTCACAGGCGTTGAATTTGGTCACACTCTCGTCGATCGAGCACGTGCCAGAGGCGCAGTGGGATGCGCTGGTAAGCCCGGAACAGCCTTTTTTACGCCACGCCTTTTTGAACGCGCTGGAGCAAAGCGGCTCGGCAAGCGAGGCCACCGGCTGGCAGCCGCGTCATCTCTGCGTATGGCAGGGGGAGCGGCTGGTCGCGGCGCTGCCACTTTATTTGAAAAGCCACTCCAGCGGCGAGTACGTGTTCGATTGGGGCTGGGCAGAGGCCTTCGAGCGCGCCGGGGGCGACTACTACCCCAAGGCGCTGAGCGCCGTACCCTTTACCCCGGTACCGGGCCAGCGCACGCTGGTGGCCTGCGATATCGATGCCCAAAGCGCCTTTGCGCTGCTCGCCAGGGGGTGGCGGGATCAGTGCGAGACGCTGGGGCTTTCGAGCTGGCATCTGCTGTTTGCCAATGACAACGAAGTCGATGCCTGGCAGGCCCAGTGCCCGGAGCTGATCGTTCGCCACGGCGTGCAGTTTCAGTGGCGCGACCGCGGCTTCAAGGATTTTGATGGCTTTTTGGAAAGCCTCACTGCCAAGCGGCGCAAGACGATCAAGCGCGAGCGGCGCCTGGTTGCCGAGCAGGGCATCACGCTCAGGCGCCTGGAAGGCGAGGCGATCGACCTTGAGGCGCTTGCGCACTTTTTTCGCTGCTACACGATCACCTACCATGAGCGCGGCCGCCCGCCGTACCTCAACGAGGCGTTTTTTCAGGCGCTTCGCCGGAACATGCCAGAGTCGATGCTGCTCGTGCAGGCGCTCGTCGACGACCGCCCGGTGGCCGCCGCGCTCTACTTTCGCGGCGCCACCACGCTTTATGGGCGCTACTGGGGCAGCGAAGTGGTCGCCGACTGCTTGCACTTCGAGGCCTGCTACTACCAGGGGATCGAGTTCTGCCTGGAGCGGGGGCTTTCGCTTTTCGACCCCGGCACCCAGGGCGAGCACAAGCTGGTGCGCGGCTTCGCCCCGACGCCCACGCGCTCGCTTCACTACCTGGCCCACGAAGGGCTTGCCGCCGGCGTTGCCGAGTTCTGCGCTCGGGAAGGTGAACACGTCAAGGCTTACCGCCAGGCGGCGCTGGAGGCGCTGCCGTTCAAGGCGTTGTCATAG
- the lpxL gene encoding LpxL/LpxP family Kdo(2)-lipid IV(A) lauroyl/palmitoleoyl acyltransferase — protein MSKKPFPRSFAHPRYWSTWLAIGAMVVVAWLPWRLKLAIGKLIGLMAWALIKRRRHITATNIALCFPEKSAEEQRQLVKQTFIANGIGLVETATGWCRRAEGFRHRVAYHGEEHLARAKAQGKGVLVVGIHFSTLDLGGALHSLFFPADVVYRPHNNPLFERFMTRARSRIFGQAIDRHDLRGVVRRIKAGHIVWYSPDQDFGRDVSVFAPLFGQQAATIRLTSKIARMTGAPVVPLMFHRNPDNRTYTIECLPAFENFPSKDEVDDATRVNQFIERAIRKHPEQYLWLHRRFKTRPEGDGEVY, from the coding sequence ATGTCGAAGAAACCCTTTCCCCGTTCGTTTGCTCACCCGCGCTACTGGTCGACCTGGCTTGCCATCGGCGCGATGGTTGTTGTGGCCTGGCTGCCCTGGCGGCTGAAGCTCGCGATCGGCAAGCTCATCGGGCTGATGGCCTGGGCGCTGATCAAGCGCCGGCGCCATATCACCGCGACCAACATCGCGCTCTGCTTTCCGGAAAAAAGCGCTGAGGAGCAGCGCCAGCTGGTCAAACAGACCTTCATCGCCAACGGTATCGGGCTGGTCGAGACCGCCACCGGCTGGTGTCGCCGCGCCGAGGGCTTTCGCCACCGGGTGGCCTACCATGGCGAGGAGCACCTGGCCCGGGCCAAAGCTCAGGGCAAGGGCGTGCTGGTCGTCGGCATTCACTTCTCGACGCTGGATTTAGGCGGGGCGCTGCACTCGCTCTTCTTTCCGGCGGACGTGGTCTACCGGCCGCACAATAATCCGCTGTTCGAGCGCTTCATGACCCGGGCCCGCTCGCGGATTTTCGGCCAGGCGATCGACCGCCACGACCTACGCGGGGTCGTGCGTCGCATCAAGGCGGGGCATATCGTCTGGTACTCGCCGGACCAGGACTTCGGCCGCGATGTCAGCGTATTTGCGCCGCTCTTTGGCCAGCAGGCGGCGACCATTCGTCTGACCTCGAAGATCGCGCGCATGACCGGCGCGCCGGTAGTGCCCTTGATGTTCCACCGCAATCCGGATAACCGCACCTACACCATCGAGTGTCTGCCGGCCTTCGAGAATTTCCCGAGCAAGGATGAAGTGGACGACGCCACCCGGGTGAACCAGTTCATCGAACGGGCGATCCGCAAGCACCCGGAGCAGTACCTGTGGCTTCACCGGCGCTTCAAGACGCGCCCGGAGGGGGATGGGGAGGTTTACTAG
- the surE gene encoding 5'/3'-nucleotidase SurE codes for MRRLLLSNDDGVYAPGLRALHDGLIEHARLRVVAPDRDRSGASNSLTLSRPLSLTALDSGFYSVDGTPADCVYLGVNGVWDERPDLVIAGINHGSNLGDDVLYSGTVAAAMEGRNLGMSAIAMSLCGERHFESAARMAATLVGAADTLSLPPRTLLNVNVPDLPWEEIKGVRVTRLGYRGPAEKAVPIKDPRGRTRYWIAPVAANADDGEDTDFAAINEGFVSITPLQTDLTRHPARGDVQAWLDAFA; via the coding sequence ATGCGACGACTGCTTTTATCCAACGACGACGGCGTGTACGCCCCGGGGCTTCGCGCGCTGCACGACGGGCTCATCGAGCACGCCAGACTGCGCGTGGTGGCGCCGGACCGTGACCGCAGCGGGGCGAGCAACTCGCTGACGCTGTCGCGCCCGCTATCGCTCACCGCGCTCGACAGCGGCTTTTACAGCGTCGATGGCACACCCGCCGACTGCGTCTATCTCGGCGTGAACGGGGTGTGGGACGAGCGCCCGGATCTCGTGATCGCCGGGATCAATCACGGTAGCAACCTGGGCGACGACGTGCTTTACTCCGGCACCGTTGCGGCGGCCATGGAAGGGCGCAACCTGGGCATGAGCGCGATCGCCATGTCGCTTTGCGGCGAGCGCCATTTCGAGAGCGCCGCGCGCATGGCGGCGACACTCGTCGGCGCTGCCGATACGCTGTCGCTGCCGCCAAGAACCCTTTTGAACGTCAACGTGCCGGATTTGCCCTGGGAGGAGATCAAGGGCGTGCGCGTGACAAGGCTTGGCTATCGCGGCCCGGCGGAGAAGGCGGTACCGATCAAGGATCCGCGCGGGCGCACGCGCTACTGGATCGCGCCGGTGGCGGCCAACGCCGACGACGGCGAGGACACGGATTTCGCCGCAATCAACGAAGGCTTCGTCTCGATCACGCCGCTACAGACCGACTTGACGCGCCACCCGGCGCGGGGCGACGTGCAAGCCTGGCTGGACGCTTTTGCCTGA
- the rpoS gene encoding RNA polymerase sigma factor RpoS: MSMLEKDLQEVDLETAEEALDDAEESANEEEDAFEKALGREDRQSTQSLDATQIYLNEIGFSPLLTPEEEVYYGRLARKGDPLGRSRMIESNLRLVVKIARRYLNRGLTLLDLIEEGNLGLIRAVEKFDPERGFRFSTYATWWIRQTIERALMNQTRTIRLPIHVVKELNIYLRAARELTQKLDHEATAEEIAEHLDKPVSTVKKMLGLNERVSSVDYPMGGESDKPLIDTLADDDVSGPESLLVDGDVREHVDHWLDELSEKQREVVVRRFGLRGHESATLEEVGAEIGLTRERVRQIQVEALKKLRRSLEKQGLSLDAIFES; this comes from the coding sequence ATGAGCATGCTGGAGAAGGACCTGCAGGAGGTTGACCTCGAGACCGCGGAGGAGGCATTGGACGATGCCGAGGAATCCGCCAACGAAGAGGAAGATGCCTTCGAAAAAGCACTGGGGCGCGAAGATCGACAGTCGACCCAGAGCCTGGACGCTACGCAAATTTATCTCAACGAAATCGGTTTTTCGCCGCTTTTGACGCCGGAAGAGGAGGTCTATTATGGCCGGCTAGCGCGCAAGGGGGACCCGCTGGGTCGCTCGCGGATGATCGAATCCAACCTGCGCCTGGTGGTCAAGATCGCCAGACGCTACCTCAACCGGGGTTTGACGCTGCTCGATCTGATCGAGGAGGGCAATTTGGGCCTCATTCGCGCCGTGGAGAAGTTCGACCCCGAGCGCGGATTTCGTTTTTCGACCTACGCTACCTGGTGGATTCGTCAAACGATCGAGCGGGCGCTGATGAATCAGACGCGCACCATTCGTTTGCCCATCCACGTAGTCAAGGAGCTCAACATCTATCTGCGTGCCGCGCGTGAGCTGACGCAAAAGCTCGACCACGAGGCGACCGCCGAAGAGATTGCCGAGCATCTCGACAAACCGGTGAGCACGGTCAAGAAAATGCTGGGCTTGAACGAGCGCGTGTCGTCGGTGGATTACCCCATGGGCGGCGAAAGCGACAAACCGTTGATCGACACCCTGGCTGACGACGATGTCTCCGGCCCGGAATCGCTACTGGTCGACGGTGACGTGCGCGAGCACGTCGATCACTGGCTCGACGAGCTCAGTGAAAAGCAGCGCGAAGTCGTGGTTCGCCGTTTTGGCCTTCGAGGCCACGAGTCGGCGACCCTCGAGGAAGTCGGCGCTGAAATTGGTCTGACTCGCGAGCGGGTTCGTCAAATCCAGGTCGAAGCGCTAAAGAAGCTTCGTCGCTCGCTGGAAAAACAGGGCCTCTCTCTCGACGCCATTTTCGAGAGCTAA
- the ftsB gene encoding cell division protein FtsB: MHRWLVIALVGVLGFLQYQLWLGNGGWQDLQRVEQRVTVQEAANVPMRERNARLAAEVTDLKTGLDAIEERARSDMGMVRSDEQFFWVPGVAIQNELIGLNAAMVANPVAAESETADE, translated from the coding sequence ATGCATCGATGGCTGGTGATCGCCCTGGTGGGCGTTCTGGGATTTTTACAGTATCAGCTTTGGCTGGGTAACGGCGGCTGGCAGGATCTGCAGCGCGTCGAGCAGCGCGTGACGGTACAGGAGGCGGCGAACGTGCCCATGCGCGAGCGCAACGCGCGGCTGGCCGCCGAGGTCACCGATCTCAAGACCGGTCTGGATGCCATCGAAGAGCGCGCCCGTAGCGATATGGGCATGGTGCGAAGCGACGAGCAGTTTTTCTGGGTGCCGGGCGTGGCGATTCAAAACGAGCTGATCGGTTTGAACGCGGCAATGGTCGCCAACCCGGTCGCCGCCGAGAGCGAGACCGCCGATGAGTGA
- a CDS encoding DUF368 domain-containing protein, with the protein MKHRRLGVFLKGAGMGAADAVPGVSGGTIAFITGIYEELIHTIKQFGPSAWPAWRQGGWRGLFAHLNLGFLVPLLAGIALSLVSVAHLALWLMHTHPLLLDGFFFGLVAASALVVGRASGRWRLLYVLPLLAGLLLAQALPALMPLVLLLGNEALIVVVAGAIAISAMLLPGVSGSFLLLTMGLYGTIMGAIKSLDIGIIMWFGLGCLVGLMLFSRFLWWLLKRHHNATMQLLLGFIVGSLPVLWPWRELLSYQMGPEGQIIALSHRYLLPGDYANLIDGSAQVAGVVVMMLIGAALVVVLSRRAVQGPGSSTQGARR; encoded by the coding sequence TTGAAGCATCGACGCTTGGGCGTATTTTTGAAAGGCGCCGGGATGGGCGCCGCCGACGCGGTGCCCGGCGTTTCGGGAGGCACGATTGCCTTCATCACCGGTATTTATGAAGAGCTGATCCACACCATCAAGCAGTTCGGCCCCAGTGCCTGGCCTGCCTGGCGCCAGGGCGGCTGGCGGGGCCTTTTTGCGCATCTGAATCTCGGTTTTTTGGTGCCGCTTCTGGCCGGTATCGCGCTGAGCCTGGTGAGCGTGGCGCACTTGGCGCTTTGGCTGATGCACACACACCCGTTGCTGCTTGACGGCTTCTTTTTCGGGCTGGTCGCTGCCTCGGCGCTGGTGGTAGGTCGGGCGAGCGGGCGCTGGCGGCTTTTGTACGTGCTGCCGCTGTTGGCCGGGCTGCTGCTTGCCCAGGCGCTGCCGGCATTGATGCCGCTGGTGCTGCTGTTGGGCAACGAGGCGCTGATCGTCGTCGTGGCTGGAGCCATCGCCATCAGCGCGATGCTGCTGCCCGGCGTGTCCGGAAGCTTTTTGTTACTCACCATGGGGCTTTATGGCACCATCATGGGGGCTATCAAAAGTCTCGACATCGGTATTATCATGTGGTTTGGCTTGGGCTGTCTTGTCGGTCTGATGCTCTTTTCACGGTTTCTCTGGTGGCTTTTGAAGCGCCATCACAACGCCACGATGCAGCTACTTTTAGGTTTCATCGTCGGCTCGCTACCGGTGCTGTGGCCCTGGCGCGAACTTCTTAGCTATCAAATGGGCCCCGAAGGGCAGATCATTGCGCTATCGCACCGCTACCTGCTGCCAGGTGACTACGCTAACCTGATCGACGGTAGCGCTCAGGTAGCGGGCGTCGTTGTCATGATGCTCATCGGCGCGGCGCTGGTCGTGGTACTTAGCCGGCGGGCCGTTCAAGGACCAGGCAGTTCGACACAAGGCGCGCGGCGTTGA
- the truD gene encoding tRNA pseudouridine(13) synthase TruD translates to MNPLPDWPRALEARFGPRAPGQYRQVPEDFFVDEQLDFTPQGEGEHVWLRLEKRGLTTLEVVKHLARLCEVAPRAIGYSGMKDKIAVTRQWLSVHLPGRPSPEGLEEALAVQGIRLVEQGRHPRKLKRGVHRTNRFRLRVSGEAVETEAFAKRWEALCREGVASYFGPQRFGAQGRNLGKARAVLQKGWRKRDDRQGMLLSTARAFLFNEFLSARVGDGSWHSPVPGDTLMLDGTQSVFSINEVDETLTARAEALDLHPAGPLWGVGEAALGKAGALEQALYAREAALCDGLNRAGVKKSHRALRMRVIEPVLTREADAVVLAFSLPRGGFATALLRELIDHPDF, encoded by the coding sequence ATGAATCCACTGCCGGACTGGCCCCGCGCGCTGGAGGCTCGCTTTGGCCCCCGCGCGCCGGGCCAGTACCGCCAGGTACCGGAGGATTTCTTCGTCGATGAGCAGCTCGACTTCACCCCACAAGGCGAGGGCGAGCATGTGTGGCTGCGCCTTGAAAAACGCGGCCTGACCACCCTCGAGGTGGTCAAGCACCTCGCCCGACTGTGTGAGGTGGCGCCGCGCGCCATTGGCTACTCGGGCATGAAGGATAAAATCGCGGTGACGCGCCAGTGGCTCAGCGTCCACCTGCCAGGCCGGCCGTCGCCGGAGGGCCTGGAGGAGGCGCTCGCGGTTCAGGGCATTCGCCTGGTCGAGCAGGGGCGACACCCGCGCAAGCTCAAGCGCGGCGTGCACCGCACCAACCGCTTTCGCCTGCGCGTAAGCGGCGAGGCCGTCGAAACCGAGGCGTTCGCCAAACGCTGGGAGGCGCTGTGCCGTGAAGGCGTGGCCAGCTACTTTGGCCCCCAGCGCTTTGGCGCCCAGGGGCGCAATCTGGGAAAGGCGCGCGCGGTGCTGCAAAAGGGCTGGCGCAAGCGCGACGACCGCCAAGGCATGCTGCTCTCCACGGCGCGCGCGTTTTTGTTCAACGAGTTTTTGAGCGCGCGGGTGGGTGATGGAAGCTGGCACTCGCCGGTACCGGGCGATACGCTGATGCTCGACGGCACCCAAAGCGTGTTTAGTATAAACGAGGTTGATGAAACGCTCACCGCGCGCGCCGAAGCGCTCGACCTTCATCCGGCGGGGCCGCTTTGGGGCGTTGGCGAGGCTGCGCTCGGTAAGGCCGGCGCGCTGGAGCAGGCGCTTTACGCCCGCGAAGCCGCGCTGTGTGACGGTTTGAACCGGGCGGGGGTGAAAAAAAGTCACCGGGCGCTTAGGATGCGCGTCATCGAGCCCGTACTGACGCGTGAGGCCGATGCCGTAGTGCTCGCATTTTCTTTGCCACGTGGCGGCTTTGCGACCGCGCTTTTGCGCGAGCTGATCGACCACCCGGATTTTTGA
- the ispF gene encoding 2-C-methyl-D-erythritol 2,4-cyclodiphosphate synthase — MRIGHGFDVHRFGPGDHLMVGGVRLAFEQGFVAHSDGDVLLHAISDALLGACALGDIGHHFPDTDPQWKGADSRALLRHVAALVGKAGFSVGNLDATIMAQAPKMAPHIGAMREVIALDLGVTLGQVNVKATTTERLGFTGRGEGIAAEAVVLLTPGAR, encoded by the coding sequence ATGCGTATTGGCCATGGATTCGACGTACACCGCTTCGGCCCGGGTGATCATTTGATGGTCGGTGGGGTTCGGCTCGCGTTCGAGCAGGGCTTCGTTGCCCACTCCGACGGCGACGTGCTGCTTCACGCGATCAGCGATGCGCTGCTGGGCGCCTGCGCGCTTGGCGACATCGGCCACCACTTCCCGGATACCGACCCACAATGGAAAGGCGCCGACAGCCGTGCACTCTTGCGCCACGTGGCCGCGCTGGTGGGCAAGGCCGGCTTCAGTGTGGGCAATCTGGACGCCACGATCATGGCCCAGGCGCCGAAAATGGCGCCCCATATCGGCGCCATGCGCGAGGTGATCGCTTTGGATCTCGGCGTGACGCTGGGCCAGGTCAATGTCAAGGCGACCACCACCGAGCGGCTCGGCTTTACCGGCCGGGGTGAGGGTATCGCCGCCGAGGCGGTGGTGCTGCTAACGCCCGGGGCGCGCTGA
- a CDS encoding protein-L-isoaspartate(D-aspartate) O-methyltransferase — protein sequence MTSQRTRDRMVERLIDQGIVDARVLEVMAAEPRHLFVDEALAHRAYEDTALPIGYGQTLSQPFIVARMTELVLKANPRRVLEVGTGSGYQALVLSRLVPTLYSVERIVTLGERAAGRLSSLDARVNLAIADGGEGWPGGHTFDVILLTACAQTLPKALLEQLGHHGVLIAPLEAPDGSQWLTQVKRIGGAFEKRRLEPVRFVPLLQGVVD from the coding sequence ATGACCTCCCAGCGCACGCGAGACCGTATGGTCGAACGGTTGATCGACCAGGGCATTGTTGACGCGCGGGTGCTCGAGGTCATGGCCGCCGAGCCGCGCCACCTGTTCGTCGACGAGGCGCTGGCGCACCGGGCGTACGAGGACACGGCGCTGCCGATTGGCTATGGCCAGACGCTTTCGCAGCCGTTCATCGTGGCGCGCATGACCGAGCTCGTGCTCAAGGCCAACCCCCGGCGGGTGCTCGAAGTAGGCACCGGGTCGGGCTACCAGGCGCTGGTGCTTTCGCGGCTGGTACCCACGCTTTATTCCGTCGAGCGAATCGTCACGCTTGGCGAGCGCGCGGCCGGGCGGCTTTCGAGTCTCGACGCCCGTGTGAATCTGGCGATCGCCGACGGCGGCGAGGGCTGGCCCGGCGGGCACACGTTCGACGTGATCCTGTTGACTGCCTGCGCGCAAACGCTGCCCAAAGCGCTGTTGGAGCAGTTGGGTCATCACGGCGTATTGATTGCGCCACTGGAAGCGCCGGACGGCAGCCAGTGGCTAACACAGGTCAAGCGTATCGGTGGGGCGTTCGAGAAGCGCCGTCTCGAGCCGGTACGCTTCGTCCCTTTATTGCAAGGAGTGGTGGATTGA
- the ispD gene encoding 2-C-methyl-D-erythritol 4-phosphate cytidylyltransferase, giving the protein MSDRLWMVVPAAGQGRRMGADRPKQYLEIEGRPVLAHTLKRLHAAYPEARLVLCLDADDRFFDPRFVPFEHWQRVDGGRERVDSVQNALNAIDAEDNDLVIVHDVARPCVSVEDLRALVDNARIHPGGALLAMPVADTMKRETEAGRSAHTEPRDGLWHALTPQGFRFALLKRALSHAQELGMAVTDEASAIEAQGLSPKLVSARRDNLKITHPDDLALAAAILSLQAGNSKE; this is encoded by the coding sequence ATGAGTGATCGCCTCTGGATGGTGGTGCCGGCGGCGGGCCAGGGCCGGCGCATGGGCGCCGACCGGCCCAAGCAGTATCTCGAGATCGAAGGCCGCCCGGTGCTGGCCCACACACTAAAGCGCCTGCACGCCGCCTATCCAGAGGCGCGGCTGGTACTCTGTCTGGACGCCGACGATCGCTTTTTCGATCCGCGCTTCGTGCCGTTTGAACACTGGCAGCGGGTCGACGGTGGGCGCGAACGGGTCGACAGCGTCCAGAACGCGCTGAACGCGATCGACGCCGAGGATAACGACCTGGTCATCGTGCACGACGTGGCACGCCCTTGCGTCAGCGTCGAGGATCTGCGCGCGCTGGTCGATAACGCTCGCATTCATCCGGGCGGGGCGCTTCTGGCCATGCCGGTGGCAGACACCATGAAGCGCGAAACGGAGGCCGGGCGCAGCGCGCATACCGAGCCCCGCGACGGGCTCTGGCACGCACTGACGCCCCAGGGGTTTCGCTTCGCGCTGTTAAAACGGGCGCTCAGCCACGCGCAGGAGCTGGGCATGGCGGTTACCGACGAAGCCTCCGCCATCGAGGCACAGGGGCTTTCGCCAAAGCTCGTCAGCGCCCGCCGCGACAATCTGAAAATCACTCATCCCGATGATCTTGCCCTAGCGGCGGCGATTCTCTCGCTGCAGGCCGGCAACAGTAAAGAGTAG
- the alr gene encoding alanine racemase has protein sequence MRPLAAHIDLDALRHNYRVAAGCAPQSRSVAVIKANAYGHGALACARALAPLAPALAVACIEEAITLREGGITAPIVLLEGFFDAEELALIDAHDLWTSVHSEWQIEALLAFTPQTPIPVWVKVDSGMHRLGFEPDRVEAIWRRLEAAPGVGELHLMSHFATADAGDSGYFERQLQSVAALGNALGAPLCLANSPATLAYPAAHGAWNRPGVMLYGSNPLEVDNAITQALRPVMSLRSEIIALREIEANEPVGYGGRWRAPGRSLIAVVAAGYGDGVDRHAKDGTPVLVNGQRCRIVGRVSMDMLTVDVTDVSGVAIGSDVTLWGQSACGALLSVDEVARHCDTISYTLLTGVLPRVPRRYHGA, from the coding sequence ATGCGCCCGCTGGCGGCCCATATCGATCTCGACGCGCTGCGTCACAACTACCGCGTGGCCGCCGGCTGCGCGCCCCAAAGCCGGTCCGTGGCGGTGATCAAGGCCAACGCCTACGGCCACGGCGCACTCGCCTGTGCCCGGGCGCTTGCGCCGCTCGCGCCGGCGTTGGCGGTGGCGTGTATTGAAGAGGCGATCACGCTGCGCGAAGGCGGCATCACCGCTCCCATCGTACTGCTCGAGGGCTTCTTCGACGCCGAAGAGCTCGCTCTTATCGATGCTCACGACTTATGGACCAGCGTGCACAGCGAGTGGCAAATCGAGGCGCTATTGGCGTTTACGCCCCAAACGCCGATCCCCGTCTGGGTCAAGGTCGACTCCGGCATGCATCGGCTGGGGTTCGAGCCCGACCGGGTAGAGGCCATTTGGCGCCGACTCGAGGCCGCCCCTGGAGTCGGCGAGCTTCACCTGATGAGCCACTTCGCCACGGCGGATGCCGGCGACAGCGGCTACTTCGAGCGCCAGCTTCAAAGTGTCGCGGCACTTGGAAACGCCCTCGGCGCGCCGCTGTGTCTGGCCAACTCGCCGGCCACGCTTGCCTATCCCGCTGCTCACGGCGCCTGGAACCGGCCCGGGGTAATGCTTTACGGCAGCAATCCGCTGGAAGTGGACAACGCCATTACCCAGGCGCTTCGCCCGGTCATGAGCCTGCGCTCGGAAATCATCGCGCTGCGCGAGATCGAGGCAAACGAGCCGGTCGGCTACGGCGGGCGCTGGCGCGCACCCGGGCGCTCATTGATCGCCGTGGTCGCCGCGGGCTACGGTGACGGCGTCGATCGTCACGCAAAAGACGGCACGCCGGTGCTGGTTAACGGTCAGCGCTGCCGGATCGTCGGGCGCGTGTCGATGGACATGCTCACCGTGGATGTGACCGACGTGAGCGGTGTTGCGATCGGCAGCGACGTGACGCTCTGGGGCCAAAGCGCCTGTGGGGCGCTTTTGTCGGTGGACGAGGTCGCCCGCCACTGCGACACGATCAGCTATACGCTCTTGACCGGGGTGCTGCCCCGGGTGCCGCGCCGCTATCACGGCGCTTGA